A genomic segment from Brevundimonas mediterranea encodes:
- the chpT gene encoding histidine phosphotransferase ChpT — MNCDLNADESMLASMNSTDAAKAPLDLPVDGIELATYVAAKLCHDFISPSGAIVSGLDLMRDPSAQDMREDALSLIEQSARKMVALVHFARVAFGAATTSERFTARELQSLVTGLTEGGRASLDWRIHEGEFSKPQARALTNLAYLTVGALPMGGDAVIQSRVENGFLFIEGFAEGARARLKPEAVTGLAGERLIEGLAGQWIQPYWLWLTVVEAGGSLHVTVEDGRVVLVARMPV; from the coding sequence ATGAACTGTGACCTGAACGCCGACGAGAGTATGCTGGCCTCCATGAATTCGACCGACGCCGCCAAAGCCCCGCTGGACCTGCCTGTCGACGGAATCGAACTGGCCACCTATGTCGCCGCCAAACTGTGCCACGACTTCATCAGCCCGTCGGGCGCGATCGTCTCGGGCCTGGATCTCATGCGCGATCCTTCGGCCCAGGACATGCGCGAGGACGCCCTGTCCCTGATCGAACAGAGCGCCCGCAAGATGGTCGCCCTGGTCCATTTCGCCCGCGTCGCCTTCGGCGCGGCGACGACCAGCGAACGGTTCACCGCACGCGAGCTCCAGTCGCTGGTCACGGGTCTGACCGAGGGCGGGCGCGCCTCGCTGGACTGGCGCATCCACGAGGGCGAGTTTTCCAAGCCCCAGGCGCGCGCCCTGACCAATCTGGCCTATCTCACCGTCGGCGCCCTGCCGATGGGGGGCGATGCGGTGATCCAGTCGCGCGTCGAGAACGGCTTCCTGTTCATCGAGGGATTCGCCGAGGGCGCCCGCGCCCGGCTGAAGCCGGAAGCGGTCACGGGCCTGGCCGGCGAGCGCCTGATCGAAGGGCTGGCGGGGCAGTGGATCCAGCCCTACTGGCTATGGCTGACCGTGGTCGAGGCCGGCGGCTCGCTGCATGTGACGGTCGAGGACGGCCGCGTCGTCCTGGTCGCGCGAATGCCCGTGTGA
- a CDS encoding response regulator yields MDFKTCLIVDDSRIIRKVARRIVEGLGYEVDEAADGAEALAYCSGVMPDVLLIDWNMPVMDGLTFLRRLRASPGGEVPKVLFCTIETRPERIAEALAAGADDYVMKPFDGEILQSKLMEVGAIAA; encoded by the coding sequence TTGGATTTCAAAACCTGCCTCATCGTCGATGACAGCCGGATCATTCGCAAGGTCGCCCGCCGGATCGTAGAGGGCCTCGGCTACGAGGTCGACGAGGCTGCGGACGGCGCCGAGGCCCTGGCCTATTGCTCAGGCGTCATGCCCGACGTGCTGCTGATCGACTGGAACATGCCGGTGATGGACGGGCTGACCTTCTTGCGCCGCCTGCGCGCCTCGCCCGGAGGAGAGGTTCCGAAGGTGTTGTTCTGCACCATCGAAACCCGGCCTGAGCGGATCGCCGAGGCCCTGGCCGCCGGCGCCGACGACTATGTCATGAAACCTTTTGACGGCGAAATTCTTCAGTCCAAGCTGATGGAGGTCGGCGCGATCGCGGCATGA
- the cysQ gene encoding 3'(2'),5'-bisphosphate nucleotidase CysQ, which translates to MTTSPTNTLALDLESGALALAIAEIAEEAARLILPYWRSNTAVETKSDDSPVTQADRAAEALILERLAALYPGVQTVAEEAVAANGAPASAEDWFWLIDPLDGTKGFVRGGEAFTVNIALMHAGYPVAGVVTAPATATTWRTDTPGGGAFRRQYGEQQEGEAHAGAEWRPIKVRDRPQEGMALLSHSVTDEEAARLAARHGCTRWQGTDSSLKFCLIAEGRFDAYPRSGPTSEWDTAAGQAVLEAAGGRVLADDGQRLAYGKPKFLNGPFVAMGG; encoded by the coding sequence ATGACGACCTCCCCCACGAACACCCTGGCCCTCGACCTGGAGTCCGGCGCCCTGGCCCTGGCCATCGCCGAGATCGCCGAAGAGGCCGCGCGCCTGATCCTGCCCTACTGGCGCAGCAACACCGCCGTCGAGACCAAGTCGGACGACAGTCCCGTCACCCAGGCCGACCGCGCCGCCGAGGCCCTGATTCTCGAACGGCTGGCCGCCCTCTATCCCGGCGTCCAGACGGTGGCCGAAGAAGCGGTGGCCGCGAACGGCGCCCCGGCCTCGGCCGAGGACTGGTTCTGGCTGATCGACCCGCTGGACGGCACCAAGGGGTTCGTGCGCGGCGGCGAGGCCTTCACCGTCAACATCGCCCTGATGCACGCGGGCTATCCCGTCGCGGGCGTGGTCACGGCTCCGGCGACGGCCACGACCTGGCGCACGGACACGCCGGGCGGCGGCGCCTTCCGTCGCCAGTACGGCGAGCAGCAGGAGGGCGAGGCCCACGCCGGCGCCGAATGGCGGCCAATCAAGGTCCGCGACCGCCCGCAGGAGGGCATGGCCCTGCTGAGCCACAGCGTCACCGATGAAGAGGCCGCGCGTCTGGCCGCCCGCCACGGCTGCACCCGCTGGCAGGGCACGGATTCCTCGCTGAAATTCTGCCTGATCGCCGAGGGCCGCTTCGACGCCTATCCGCGCTCCGGCCCGACCTCGGAATGGGACACGGCGGCCGGTCAGGCCGTGCTGGAAGCCGCCGGCGGCCGCGTCCTGGCCGACGACGGCCAGCGCCTGGCCTACGGCAAGCCCAAATTCCTCAACGGCCCCTTCGTCGCCATGGGCGGCTGA
- a CDS encoding CheR family methyltransferase, with amino-acid sequence MTPEDFDKLQGLLATRAGYRLARDRIHLAEHRLGPIARREGYANVEALLTNLWANPVASLGWAVIEALLNAETWFRRDRTPFTVLEKELLPALSRARPNGRVKVWSAGCSTGQEAWSIAMAGLDIGVPLDLTATDLSQRAIEKARSGLYTGFEIQRGLTAKTMLRWFEPAEDNWRVRAELADTVRFGRANLLDEPTDEARFDVIFCRYVLGDMEPSRRARVLDGLERRLVDDGCLFLGMDERLEGETVAFRPVTGRKGLYVKSPSAARRAA; translated from the coding sequence ATGACACCCGAGGACTTCGACAAGCTTCAGGGGCTATTGGCCACCCGCGCCGGTTATCGGCTGGCGCGGGATCGCATTCACCTGGCCGAACACCGGCTGGGACCGATCGCGCGTCGTGAAGGCTACGCCAATGTCGAGGCCCTGCTGACGAATCTCTGGGCCAATCCGGTCGCCTCCCTGGGCTGGGCTGTGATCGAGGCCCTGCTGAACGCCGAAACCTGGTTCCGTCGCGATCGCACCCCGTTCACCGTGCTGGAGAAGGAGCTTCTGCCGGCCCTGTCGCGCGCCCGGCCGAACGGCCGGGTCAAGGTCTGGTCCGCCGGATGTTCGACGGGCCAGGAGGCCTGGTCGATCGCCATGGCGGGGCTGGACATCGGCGTTCCGCTGGATCTGACGGCCACCGACCTGTCGCAGCGTGCGATCGAGAAGGCGCGTTCAGGCCTCTATACCGGCTTCGAGATCCAGCGCGGTTTGACCGCCAAGACCATGCTGCGCTGGTTCGAGCCGGCCGAGGACAACTGGCGCGTCCGCGCCGAACTGGCCGACACCGTCCGTTTCGGACGCGCAAACCTGTTGGACGAGCCGACCGACGAGGCCCGTTTCGACGTCATCTTCTGCCGCTACGTGCTCGGGGACATGGAGCCCTCGCGCCGCGCCCGCGTGCTGGACGGGCTGGAACGCCGCCTGGTCGACGACGGCTGCCTGTTCCTGGGCATGGATGAACGGCTGGAAGGCGAGACCGTCGCCTTCCGCCCCGTCACCGGCCGCAAGGGCCTGTATGTGAAATCCCCCTCCGCCGCGCGCAGGGCCGCCTGA
- a CDS encoding transglycosylase domain-containing protein, which produces MAGPGFGGGQQGGAKPARTRLQQALYWGAVLAVWGLIFLVVFFAVFARGLPDTSSLYNVDRQPSITYLDRNGALIATRGTQMAPPADLDSLPDYVPAAFIAIEDRRFYHHPGFDPIGMMRAAATNMRAGRVVQGGSTLTQQLAKNLFLTPDQNLRRKVQELMLAVWLEMKFSKKEILALYLNRVYFGAGAYGIEAASQRYFDKSAKDLTVGEAALLAGLLKAPSRYSPVSESERAATRATVVLNEMEEAGVITAAQREEAVTQPIIVSRTLATQHAQYFIDWLDQSIRGLVGEPTEDMVVETTLDLTLQTAAERSVRRILDRDERKGVEQAALVALDGDGRVRAMIGGGSYADSQFNRAVEARRQAGSAFKPFVYLAAVEAGYTPQTPVVDQPITIGNWSPKNYSNTFSGNMTLAQAVAQSTNTVAAYVADQIGRDSVARAARRLGIESRIGLEPAMALGAVEVSPLEMATAYDAFANGGRRVEAYGISRIRTPQGRVIYQRASGQSGQAINNPSLYYMNQMLRGVMTSGTGRSAAIAGRDLAGKSGTTSDYKDAWFVGYTGGFVTAVWVGKDDNTAMRGVTGGSSPAAIWKGFMEAALPRLNAPRIPDGPPMPEGWTAPDPVGDLMSGLGQGGLDEGGAPVEPVDPSLGDPYVEEPAQQPSQSASRAPVVRPTSPQPAPRDTPDQQLEGRLPAEKRSDPLFF; this is translated from the coding sequence ATGGCGGGTCCAGGGTTCGGGGGCGGGCAGCAGGGCGGCGCAAAGCCGGCTCGCACGCGGCTGCAACAGGCGCTCTACTGGGGCGCGGTGCTGGCCGTCTGGGGACTGATCTTCCTGGTGGTCTTCTTCGCCGTGTTCGCGCGCGGCCTGCCGGACACGTCCAGCCTGTATAATGTCGATCGTCAGCCCTCGATCACCTATCTGGACCGCAACGGCGCCCTGATCGCCACCCGGGGCACCCAGATGGCGCCGCCCGCCGACCTGGACTCCCTGCCCGACTATGTGCCGGCCGCCTTCATCGCCATTGAGGACCGGCGCTTCTATCACCACCCCGGTTTCGACCCCATCGGCATGATGCGGGCGGCGGCGACCAATATGCGCGCAGGCCGGGTGGTGCAGGGCGGCTCGACCCTGACGCAGCAACTGGCCAAGAACCTGTTCCTGACGCCCGACCAGAACCTGCGCCGCAAGGTGCAGGAACTGATGCTGGCGGTGTGGCTGGAGATGAAATTCTCCAAGAAGGAAATCCTGGCCCTGTATCTGAACCGGGTCTATTTCGGCGCCGGCGCCTATGGGATCGAGGCGGCGTCGCAACGCTATTTCGACAAGTCGGCCAAGGATCTGACGGTCGGCGAGGCCGCGCTTCTGGCCGGGCTGCTGAAGGCGCCCTCGCGCTATTCGCCCGTGTCCGAGAGCGAGCGGGCCGCCACCCGCGCCACCGTCGTGCTGAACGAGATGGAAGAGGCCGGGGTCATCACCGCCGCCCAGCGCGAGGAGGCCGTGACCCAGCCGATCATCGTGTCGCGCACCCTGGCGACCCAGCACGCCCAGTATTTCATCGACTGGCTGGACCAGTCGATCCGCGGCCTGGTCGGCGAACCGACCGAGGACATGGTGGTCGAGACCACCCTGGACCTGACGCTGCAGACGGCCGCCGAACGGTCGGTGCGCCGCATTCTGGACCGTGACGAGCGCAAGGGCGTCGAACAGGCGGCCCTGGTCGCCCTGGACGGCGACGGCCGGGTGCGGGCCATGATCGGCGGCGGCTCCTATGCCGACAGCCAGTTCAACCGCGCCGTCGAGGCGCGTCGCCAGGCGGGCTCGGCCTTCAAGCCCTTCGTCTATCTGGCGGCGGTCGAGGCCGGCTATACGCCCCAGACCCCGGTGGTCGATCAGCCGATCACCATCGGCAACTGGTCGCCCAAGAACTATTCCAACACCTTCAGCGGAAACATGACCCTGGCCCAGGCTGTGGCCCAGTCGACCAATACGGTGGCGGCCTATGTCGCCGACCAGATCGGACGCGACAGCGTGGCCCGCGCCGCGCGCCGCCTGGGCATCGAGAGCCGCATCGGTCTGGAGCCCGCCATGGCGCTCGGCGCCGTCGAGGTCTCGCCGCTGGAGATGGCCACCGCCTATGACGCCTTCGCCAACGGCGGTCGCCGGGTCGAGGCCTATGGCATCAGCCGCATCCGCACCCCCCAGGGCCGGGTCATCTATCAGCGGGCCAGCGGCCAGAGCGGCCAGGCGATCAACAATCCGTCGCTGTACTACATGAACCAGATGTTGCGCGGGGTCATGACATCGGGCACCGGGCGCAGCGCGGCCATCGCCGGGCGCGATCTGGCGGGCAAGTCGGGCACGACCTCGGACTACAAGGACGCCTGGTTCGTCGGCTACACCGGCGGCTTCGTCACCGCCGTCTGGGTGGGCAAGGACGACAACACCGCCATGCGCGGCGTGACCGGCGGCTCGTCGCCCGCCGCCATCTGGAAGGGCTTCATGGAGGCGGCCCTGCCGCGCCTGAACGCGCCGCGCATCCCGGACGGCCCGCCCATGCCCGAGGGCTGGACCGCGCCGGATCCCGTCGGCGACCTGATGTCGGGTCTGGGCCAGGGCGGTCTGGACGAAGGTGGAGCCCCGGTCGAGCCGGTCGATCCGAGCCTGGGCGACCCCTATGTGGAAGAGCCGGCCCAGCAGCCGTCTCAATCGGCGTCGAGGGCGCCGGTCGTTCGCCCCACCTCGCCCCAGCCCGCCCCGCGCGACACGCCGGACCAACAGCTCGAAGGCCGTTTGCCGGCCGAGAAGCGAAGCGACCCGTTGTTCTTCTGA
- a CDS encoding LysR family transcriptional regulator: MDRLTSMAVFVKSADLGSFAAAAEAMGMSPQMVAKHVVFLEDRLGAALLHRTTRRQSLTDVGRAYYDRCKLVLAEAEAADTIAQDMRSQPKGVLRVNAPMTFGSFTLAPFITRYLARYPDMQIDLTLNDRFVDPLEEGFDVMVRIGAVGDSSLIAHPLAPYRLIACASPTYLARRGAPETPADLERHDCLAYAYWSPSIPCRWLFTRNGRDEEIKASGRMRSNDWKALLHAAIEGYGVTLGPESVMKAEIDSGRLVRVLPEYEGPVRPMHVLYPAGRRPTVNVRSFVEALTEEFRP, from the coding sequence ATGGACCGGCTCACCAGTATGGCGGTCTTCGTCAAGTCTGCCGATCTCGGCTCTTTCGCCGCCGCCGCCGAGGCGATGGGAATGTCTCCACAGATGGTCGCCAAACACGTGGTGTTTTTGGAGGATCGTCTCGGAGCCGCCCTTCTCCACCGGACGACCCGGAGGCAGAGCCTGACGGACGTGGGGCGGGCCTATTATGATCGCTGCAAGCTTGTGCTGGCGGAGGCTGAAGCCGCCGACACGATTGCGCAGGACATGCGCTCCCAGCCCAAGGGCGTCCTAAGGGTCAACGCCCCGATGACGTTCGGCTCCTTCACTCTCGCCCCCTTCATCACGCGCTATCTTGCGCGATACCCCGATATGCAGATCGACCTCACGCTCAACGACCGATTTGTCGATCCTCTCGAAGAGGGTTTCGATGTGATGGTTCGGATCGGCGCCGTGGGGGACAGCAGCCTCATCGCCCATCCGTTGGCGCCTTACCGGTTGATCGCCTGCGCCTCGCCGACCTACCTCGCCCGTCGTGGCGCGCCCGAGACGCCTGCTGATTTGGAACGGCATGATTGCCTTGCCTACGCCTACTGGTCTCCTTCAATCCCTTGCCGTTGGCTGTTCACTCGCAATGGCCGAGACGAAGAAATCAAGGCGAGCGGACGGATGCGAAGCAACGACTGGAAGGCGTTGCTGCACGCCGCGATCGAGGGTTACGGCGTGACGCTCGGACCGGAGAGCGTGATGAAGGCGGAAATCGACTCTGGCCGGCTTGTCCGTGTCCTACCCGAGTACGAGGGGCCGGTGCGGCCCATGCATGTTCTCTATCCGGCCGGACGGCGCCCTACAGTCAATGTTCGCAGTTTCGTCGAGGCTTTGACGGAAGAATTCCGCCCTTGA
- a CDS encoding aromatic ring-hydroxylating oxygenase subunit alpha, translated as MKPVDAPPVQSPQAEAAPSKAGAQPFGKGFVADAWYFVALSRDVAPAGLKRYEIMGEPVLIGRTRAGAVYAMRDICPHRAAPLSAGKLVEKPGEGETIECPYHGWRFRPDGVCAAIPSLVEDQAFEANRIKVRAFPVRESQGMVFVWMASDARNPMEPDHEPPVFPGVVGSGPKLVEAMEFDSHIDHAVVGLMDPAHGPYVHQQWWWRSEHSMHEKAKAFAPADFGWAMVRHTPSSNSRLYRILGGAPATEITFRLPGYRWEHIQVGEKQVLALTCLTPISETRTRITQIFWSDHWVFDLAKPFLRMGVVAFLKQDGGMVNLQNEGLRYDPALIWIDDADKQAKWYQQLKREWAKSRAEGRPFVNPIQPTTLRWKS; from the coding sequence ATGAAGCCTGTAGACGCTCCCCCCGTCCAGTCCCCTCAAGCCGAAGCCGCCCCCTCAAAGGCGGGCGCCCAGCCCTTCGGCAAGGGATTCGTCGCCGACGCCTGGTACTTCGTCGCCCTGTCCCGCGACGTCGCTCCGGCCGGCTTGAAACGCTACGAGATCATGGGCGAGCCCGTCCTGATCGGCCGCACACGCGCGGGCGCCGTCTATGCGATGCGCGACATCTGCCCCCACCGCGCCGCGCCCCTGTCAGCCGGGAAACTGGTCGAAAAGCCCGGCGAGGGCGAGACCATCGAATGCCCCTATCACGGCTGGCGCTTCCGCCCCGACGGAGTCTGCGCCGCCATTCCGTCCCTGGTCGAGGATCAGGCCTTCGAAGCGAACCGCATCAAGGTGCGCGCCTTTCCGGTGCGCGAGAGCCAGGGCATGGTCTTCGTCTGGATGGCGTCCGACGCCCGCAATCCCATGGAGCCGGACCACGAGCCCCCCGTCTTCCCGGGCGTGGTCGGATCAGGCCCGAAACTGGTCGAGGCCATGGAGTTCGACAGCCATATCGACCACGCCGTCGTCGGCCTGATGGACCCCGCCCACGGCCCCTATGTCCACCAGCAATGGTGGTGGCGGTCCGAACATTCGATGCACGAAAAGGCCAAGGCCTTCGCCCCCGCCGACTTCGGCTGGGCCATGGTGCGTCACACCCCCTCATCCAACAGCCGGCTCTACAGGATCCTGGGCGGCGCCCCGGCGACGGAGATCACCTTCCGCCTGCCCGGCTATCGCTGGGAGCATATCCAGGTCGGGGAGAAACAGGTCCTGGCCCTGACCTGCCTGACCCCGATCAGCGAGACCAGGACCCGCATCACCCAGATCTTCTGGTCGGACCACTGGGTCTTCGACCTGGCCAAGCCCTTCCTGCGCATGGGGGTGGTCGCCTTCCTGAAACAGGACGGCGGCATGGTGAACCTGCAGAACGAAGGCCTGCGCTACGACCCCGCCCTGATCTGGATCGACGACGCCGACAAACAGGCCAAATGGTACCAGCAGCTGAAGCGCGAATGGGCGAAGAGCCGGGCTGAGGGGCGGCCGTTCGTCAACCCGATCCAGCCCACGACGCTGCGGTGGAAGAGCTGA
- a CDS encoding polyhydroxyalkanoate depolymerase — protein MLYAFHELAYQSALPFRVGAQMARRFWTSPFNPAADTAVGRTAYASAELFESVTRRYGKPDWKLETIEIAGKPVRTVEQVIWQSPWCRLVRFARNIGDLKRAGKPASGPAVLVVAPLSGHYATLLRGTVEAFLQDHDVYVTDWINARQVPVLEGRFDFFDYIDHVRRMLAEIGGRAHVVGVCQPGPPVLAACAIMAEDSDENRPLSMTFMGSPIDARLSPTVTNQLAEEKPFTWFRSNMIHTVPLPYAGFGRRVYPGFVQLYSFMSMNEERHRDAHWDYFNSLIDGDGDGVEKHEEFYDEYLSVLDLTEEFYLQTIDIVFQQHLLARGLLEHRGRKVDLTKITDIGLMTVEGEKDDISGVGQTQAAHGLCPNIPEDRRVLYVQPNVGHYGVFNGRRFRDEIYPRVRDFIAQNEALGGVSQRSASAA, from the coding sequence ATGCTCTACGCCTTTCATGAACTCGCCTATCAGTCGGCCCTGCCGTTTCGGGTCGGCGCCCAGATGGCCCGGCGCTTCTGGACCTCGCCGTTCAATCCGGCGGCGGACACGGCGGTCGGACGCACCGCCTACGCCTCGGCCGAACTGTTCGAGAGCGTCACGCGTCGCTACGGCAAACCGGACTGGAAGCTGGAAACCATCGAGATCGCCGGCAAACCGGTGCGCACCGTCGAACAGGTGATCTGGCAGAGCCCCTGGTGCCGCCTGGTCCGGTTCGCCCGCAATATCGGCGACCTGAAACGGGCCGGAAAGCCGGCCTCCGGCCCCGCCGTCCTGGTCGTCGCGCCCCTGTCGGGCCACTACGCCACCCTGCTGCGCGGCACGGTCGAGGCCTTTCTTCAGGACCACGACGTCTATGTCACCGACTGGATCAACGCCCGCCAGGTGCCGGTGCTGGAAGGCCGGTTCGATTTCTTCGACTATATCGACCACGTCCGGCGGATGCTGGCCGAGATCGGCGGCCGGGCCCATGTGGTCGGGGTCTGCCAGCCCGGCCCGCCCGTTCTGGCGGCCTGCGCGATCATGGCCGAGGACAGCGACGAGAACCGCCCCCTCTCCATGACCTTCATGGGCTCGCCCATCGACGCCCGGCTGTCGCCGACCGTGACCAACCAGCTGGCGGAGGAAAAGCCCTTCACCTGGTTCCGGTCGAACATGATCCACACCGTGCCCCTGCCCTATGCGGGGTTCGGGCGGCGGGTCTATCCGGGCTTCGTCCAGCTCTACAGCTTCATGTCGATGAACGAAGAGCGCCATCGCGACGCCCACTGGGACTATTTCAACAGCCTGATCGACGGCGACGGCGACGGGGTGGAGAAGCACGAGGAATTCTACGATGAATATCTGTCGGTGCTGGACCTGACCGAGGAATTCTATCTCCAGACCATCGACATCGTCTTCCAGCAGCATCTGCTGGCGCGCGGCCTGCTGGAGCATCGCGGGCGCAAGGTCGATCTGACCAAGATCACCGACATCGGCCTGATGACGGTCGAGGGCGAGAAGGACGACATCTCCGGCGTCGGCCAGACCCAGGCGGCCCACGGCCTGTGCCCCAACATCCCCGAGGACCGACGGGTGCTGTACGTCCAGCCGAACGTGGGCCATTACGGCGTCTTCAACGGTCGTCGCTTCCGCGACGAGATCTATCCCCGCGTCCGCGATTTCATCGCCCAGAACGAGGCCCTCGGTGGCGTATCGCAACGGTCAGCGTCTGCCGCTTGA
- a CDS encoding M48 family metallopeptidase: MAYRNGQRLPLDDGGLGSGSGPTLRLSVNPRARRLSVRIDARAGEAVVIAPTERGLAQAVAFARSKSVWISERLAVRPKGRPLEPGQVISLRGRPVRLEATPGAGAARLVEDGTVIRSGGEGEAYARRVENLLKREARSTLLDRTDHHLRALGQAPVTVSIADTRSRWGSCSPHNRTIRYSWRVIMAPPPVIDYLAAHEVAHLVHADHSPAYWSVVERLVGDHKPWRKWLKDYGAALHAVGR; encoded by the coding sequence GTGGCGTATCGCAACGGTCAGCGTCTGCCGCTTGACGACGGGGGCCTAGGCTCCGGTTCCGGCCCCACACTGAGACTGTCGGTCAATCCCCGCGCCCGGCGTCTGTCGGTGCGGATCGATGCGCGCGCGGGCGAGGCGGTGGTGATCGCCCCGACCGAACGCGGCCTGGCCCAGGCCGTGGCCTTCGCCCGTTCGAAAAGCGTCTGGATCTCCGAACGCCTGGCGGTGCGGCCCAAGGGCCGACCGCTGGAGCCCGGCCAGGTCATCTCATTGCGCGGCCGCCCGGTCCGCCTGGAGGCGACGCCCGGCGCCGGCGCGGCCCGCCTGGTCGAGGACGGAACCGTCATCCGCTCGGGCGGCGAGGGCGAGGCCTACGCCCGCCGGGTCGAGAACCTGCTGAAGCGCGAGGCGCGCAGCACGCTGTTGGACCGCACCGACCATCATCTGCGCGCCCTGGGCCAGGCGCCGGTCACGGTCTCCATCGCCGACACCCGATCCCGCTGGGGCTCGTGCAGCCCGCACAACCGCACCATCCGCTATTCCTGGCGCGTCATCATGGCCCCGCCGCCGGTCATCGACTATCTGGCCGCCCACGAGGTCGCCCACCTGGTCCACGCCGACCACAGCCCGGCCTACTGGTCGGTCGTCGAACGCCTGGTCGGCGACCACAAGCCCTGGCGCAAATGGCTGAAGGACTATGGCGCCGCGCTTCATGCGGTAGGGCGATAG
- a CDS encoding NADPH-dependent F420 reductase, translating to MKIGIIGAGFVGRVVGKLAVQAGHQVMLSNSRGPETLFSLRYGVGCEVGTVDDAVAFGEVVIVAIPLTAYRTTPVAPLVGKVVIDTNNYYVERDGRIQELDDEKTTTSELLARHLPQSRIVKAFNAIPMNELERDGRPAGAPDRRALPVASDDAEAKAIAIRLYDEFGFDAVDAGALSEGWRFERGAPAYCTSMTKEDLERALASTARAVAAAGEVPATR from the coding sequence ATGAAAATCGGCATCATCGGCGCGGGCTTCGTCGGGCGGGTCGTCGGGAAGCTGGCGGTTCAGGCCGGCCATCAGGTCATGCTCAGCAACTCGCGCGGCCCCGAAACCCTATTCAGCCTGCGGTACGGCGTCGGTTGCGAAGTCGGCACGGTCGATGACGCCGTCGCATTCGGCGAGGTTGTCATCGTCGCCATTCCACTGACGGCCTATCGCACGACCCCTGTTGCGCCGCTTGTGGGCAAGGTCGTCATCGATACGAACAATTATTATGTCGAACGCGACGGCCGGATTCAGGAACTGGATGACGAGAAAACGACGACGAGCGAGTTGCTGGCACGACACCTTCCACAATCGCGCATCGTCAAGGCGTTCAACGCCATACCAATGAACGAACTGGAAAGGGACGGGAGACCCGCAGGAGCGCCTGATCGACGCGCCTTGCCGGTCGCAAGCGACGACGCCGAAGCCAAGGCTATCGCTATCAGACTCTACGACGAATTCGGTTTCGACGCCGTGGATGCCGGCGCGCTTTCGGAAGGCTGGCGCTTCGAGCGTGGAGCGCCAGCCTATTGTACGTCGATGACGAAGGAGGATCTTGAACGGGCGCTTGCATCGACGGCGCGCGCTGTAGCGGCCGCCGGTGAGGTCCCCGCCACACGATGA
- a CDS encoding alpha/beta fold hydrolase, with amino-acid sequence MFRALGFAAVLFAATAVQTPAGAQDGHGAHPEVGHGHHHAEFASDRIHVRVDGDMDGRDIILIPGLSSSPEIWQGTVDHLTAQDGVGWRVHRIHVQGFAGAPAEGNAQGATPTPVAAPVAEEIARYIREQELIKPAVVGHSMGGTIGLMLAVRHPDSVGKLMVVDMIPFMGAMFGPPGTTAEAVTPVADQIWAAQANSPREAYVAQATTAITGMINTESRREAALEDMRASDQKVSAAAFRELVTTDLRPELAKITAPTEVLYVKFNGPRMTPQITDAIYQMSFANLPGVALKRIDDSAHFIMFDQPQAFYGELDAFLSAK; translated from the coding sequence ATGTTTCGCGCCTTAGGTTTCGCCGCCGTGCTGTTCGCCGCCACCGCTGTTCAAACTCCGGCTGGGGCCCAGGACGGGCATGGGGCCCATCCCGAGGTCGGCCACGGTCATCATCACGCGGAGTTCGCCTCCGACCGCATCCACGTCCGCGTGGACGGGGATATGGACGGACGCGACATCATCCTGATCCCCGGCCTCAGCTCCTCGCCCGAGATCTGGCAGGGGACGGTGGATCACCTGACGGCCCAGGACGGCGTCGGCTGGCGCGTCCATCGCATCCATGTCCAGGGTTTCGCCGGCGCCCCGGCCGAGGGCAATGCTCAAGGCGCGACGCCGACGCCGGTCGCCGCCCCGGTCGCCGAGGAGATCGCCCGCTATATCCGCGAGCAGGAGCTGATCAAGCCGGCCGTCGTCGGCCATTCGATGGGCGGGACCATCGGCCTGATGTTGGCGGTGCGCCATCCGGACAGCGTCGGCAAGCTGATGGTGGTGGACATGATCCCCTTCATGGGCGCCATGTTCGGCCCGCCCGGAACCACGGCCGAGGCGGTGACGCCGGTCGCGGACCAGATCTGGGCCGCGCAGGCCAATAGCCCGCGCGAGGCCTATGTCGCCCAGGCGACCACGGCCATCACCGGCATGATTAACACCGAGAGCCGCCGCGAGGCGGCGCTGGAAGACATGCGGGCCAGCGACCAGAAGGTCTCGGCCGCCGCCTTCCGCGAGCTGGTGACCACCGACCTGCGGCCCGAACTGGCGAAGATCACGGCCCCGACCGAGGTGCTGTACGTCAAGTTCAACGGCCCGCGCATGACGCCCCAGATCACCGACGCCATCTATCAGATGTCCTTCGCCAACCTGCCGGGCGTGGCGCTGAAACGGATCGACGACAGCGCCCATTTCATCATGTTCGACCAGCCCCAGGCCTTCTACGGCGAACTGGACGCCTTTCTTTCGGCGAAATAG